A stretch of Nilaparvata lugens isolate BPH chromosome 12, ASM1435652v1, whole genome shotgun sequence DNA encodes these proteins:
- the LOC111046281 gene encoding uncharacterized protein LOC111046281, with translation MRAALILLIVSAIIIDSAMAGPKSKKGKSKRRSRERIVYAQPPPTPVIIQGAAPYNYDNRGYYDNRPYPGDGRGYYDANGVWINGGYNGPYPNNGPVVVYPNNGPYVQPTYGPQVVY, from the exons ATGAGGGCTGCCCTGATTCTTCTCATCGTATCTGCCATCATTATTGACTCG GCCATGGCAGGCCCCAAATcgaaaaaaggcaagagcaagaGACGATCAAGGGAGAGAATCGTGTATGCACAGCCTCCTCCAACCCCAGTCATCATCCAAGGTGCTGCTCCATACAACTATGACAACAGAGGCTACTATGACAACAGGCCTTACCCTGGAGATGGTCGCGGATATTATGACGCCAACGGTGTCTGGATCAATGGAGGCTACAATGGACCTTACCCCAATAATGGTCCAGTGGTTGTCTACCCCAATAATGGTCCTTATGTGCAGCCTACCTATGGACCACAGGTTGTCTACTAG